Proteins encoded together in one Verrucomicrobiia bacterium window:
- a CDS encoding DNA-binding transcriptional regulator: MSQVKRSKSAGRAGARRRQVALIVETSVVYGRQILRGIARYLRRHGGWSVFLDERELRAPPPDWLRRWKGDGVICRSTTPEWAEVFRQRGLPVVDLNDQHLELGLPRVASDMVAIGRLGARHLLERGFRQLAYCGFLGETWSLQRRQGFTEVAGPALKREWIFETRWLSVRERPYEEERQRLACWLQTLPLPIGIMACNDVRAQHVLDACRQLGWSVPRQVAVLGVDNAETFCELCEPPLSSVVPDAERVGYEAAAMLDRLMAGAAAPAAPLLLPPRGVITRQSTEVYAFAEPLVSRAMEFIRQHACRGLRVEEVVRHLKCSRSWLESAFRRHVGHSPQREIRAVQMQRARELLLATDWKLPQIAQAVGVEQAAYLVCLFRKFYGLPPARYRRQYGVAD; the protein is encoded by the coding sequence ATGAGCCAGGTCAAGCGGAGCAAATCTGCCGGCCGCGCCGGGGCACGGCGGCGGCAGGTGGCGCTGATTGTGGAGACCTCCGTGGTGTACGGACGCCAGATCTTGCGCGGCATTGCGCGGTATCTGCGGCGGCACGGCGGGTGGTCGGTTTTTTTGGACGAGCGCGAGCTGCGCGCGCCGCCGCCGGACTGGCTGCGGCGGTGGAAGGGGGACGGCGTGATTTGCCGCTCCACGACGCCGGAATGGGCGGAGGTGTTCCGGCAGCGGGGGCTGCCGGTGGTGGATTTGAATGATCAGCATCTGGAGCTGGGGCTGCCGCGGGTGGCGTCCGACATGGTGGCCATTGGCCGGCTGGGGGCGCGGCATTTGTTGGAGCGGGGATTCCGGCAACTGGCGTATTGTGGATTTCTGGGGGAGACGTGGTCGTTGCAGCGGCGGCAGGGTTTTACGGAGGTGGCGGGGCCGGCGCTGAAACGGGAGTGGATATTTGAGACGCGATGGCTGAGCGTGCGCGAGCGGCCGTACGAGGAGGAGCGCCAGCGGCTGGCCTGCTGGCTGCAAACGCTGCCGCTGCCCATCGGCATCATGGCCTGCAACGATGTGCGCGCGCAGCACGTGCTGGACGCCTGCCGCCAACTGGGGTGGTCGGTGCCGCGGCAGGTGGCGGTGTTGGGGGTGGACAACGCGGAAACGTTTTGCGAGCTGTGCGAGCCGCCGCTGTCGAGCGTGGTGCCCGATGCGGAGCGGGTGGGGTATGAAGCGGCGGCGATGCTGGACCGGTTGATGGCGGGGGCGGCGGCGCCGGCGGCGCCGCTGCTGCTGCCGCCCCGCGGGGTGATTACGCGGCAGTCCACCGAGGTGTATGCCTTTGCCGAGCCGCTGGTGAGCCGGGCCATGGAGTTTATCCGGCAGCACGCCTGCCGGGGGCTGCGGGTGGAAGAGGTGGTGCGTCATTTGAAATGCTCGCGCTCCTGGCTGGAGAGCGCCTTCCGGCGGCATGTGGGGCACTCGCCGCAGCGGGAAATCCGGGCGGTGCAAATGCAGCGCGCCCGCGAGCTGCTGCTCGCCACGGACTGGAAGTTGCCGCAGATTGCGCAGGCGGTGGGGGTGGAGCAGGCCGCCTACCTGGTGTGTCTTTTTCGCAAGTTCTACGGCCTGCCGCCCGCCCGCTACCGGCGCCAGTACGGGGTGGCGGACTAG